From the genome of Biomphalaria glabrata chromosome 1, xgBioGlab47.1, whole genome shotgun sequence, one region includes:
- the LOC106071106 gene encoding HAUS augmin-like complex subunit 6, with the protein MEITTMNSLFFTNLHLLGLDIIDMEAKYKIPFKEDMFTLPNKAGSEAILHFLFHRLNPSLAKEQFRDCWPLVDKNSEHQFRKVCNNWLTQIQEESVANLPRINTSLFLTPGGRKFIQFVYSFSTYVLMQVMKTEQGWVNQVVYPSTNSFVLTKLSMTALNDYSSMECEEFFDQVHLLIAAIRHWKHYVSDLIQESRKVKKLLRESESEKKNLEKQLQEIEQKHYGESPTKKIVDKTFYDTSTYKEKRMQRMTEVTNNWKQISFFNDNLKDKRGIIQSIVENSFSKYSLDATALGIRVPNILLRESSAMFAQLEVDNIYKEGCLNLVSTLHLWNVALNCFKEHLQKEKLPDFSNILPLLTTQKQKHLFHLKAAKELRDEVTKKALPRLTYSTDVLKKATCLKIACKSKNTLNLGLTTPSTKLKRLSHSSVVTLSQSPIAVFLQDSIAVTHKKDSAISANEHLQPLQFLNLPTVCVKSSNKGSKVPINESLQKVNKKISMPLTLSKHEKTIPMITDHTKIDYKKTLPVKKTLDVSKHAIDDSHIDEVVQSVLNTTTSSVDSLGFASEIGNFSPFSLVPLDVLDSQSSSLTLACQTILNAAGNHEEDLYLTRQFSGLPPNHVQDVSHERLEGEVTHSPESQDINNLSLQRFQNDLESQTKINFHQTFLESSLASTLARDEERSEHSSLINHSRLEQSNLQTSANESLSLLHFSDHHGNSDFHGDIHLDKSYNSFLDAIPQDFSDDLVSPGRFQESDHLLLSPTFEEKKILSETEEHVISGPERSTAVQTIQDKLSALRQKASDILDISLDSSDDDL; encoded by the exons ATGGAAATCACTACAATGAACAgtcttttttttactaatttacaTTTACTTGGATTAGACATTATTGATATGGAAGCTAAATACAAGATTCCATTCAAAga agATATGTTCACACTACCAAACAAAGCAGGTTCTGAAGCTATCCTCCATTTCCTTTTTCATAGACTTAATCCATCATTAGCCAAGGAACAATTCAG AGATTGTTGGCCTTTAGTAGACAAAAACTCAGAACATCAGTTTAGAAAAGTTTGCAACAATTGGCTTACACAGATTCAG gaagaaTCTGTTGCAAATTTACCAAGGATAAATACTTCACTCTTTTTAACTCCTGGAGGTCGCAAATTTATTCAATTTGTTTACAGTTTTTCTACTTATGTATTAATGCAGGTTATGAAAACTGAACAAG GCTGGGTGAATCAAGTTGTTTATCCTAGTACTAATTCTTTTGTGCTAACTAAACTATCCATGACTGCCCTAAATGATTATAGTTCTATGGAATGTGAAGAATTCTTTGATCAAGTACATTTATTAATAGCAGCTATTAGGCATTGGAAACATTATGTCAG TGATTTAATTCAAGAAtctagaaaagtaaaaaaacttcTGAGAGAAAGTGaatctgagaaaaaaaatctggaaaaacAATTACAAGAAATTGAGCAGAAACATTatgg TGAATCACCAACAAAGAAAATTGTTGACAAGACATTTTATGATACTAGCACTTACAAAGAGAAAAGAATGCAGCGAATGACTGAG GTTACAAATAATTGGAAGCAAATATCTTTCTTTAATGACAATTTGAAAGATAAAAGAGGCATTATTCAATCTATTGTTGAGAATAGTTTTTCAAAGTACAGTTTAGATGCTACAGCTCTGGGAATCAGAGTCCCAAACATCTTGCTCAGAGAATCGAGTGCAATGTTTGCTCAA CTAGAAGTTGACAATATTTACAAAGAAGGATGTTTAAACTTAGTTTCTACACTGCACCTTTGGAATGTAGCTTTGAATTGCTTTAAAGAGCACTTACAGAAAG AAAAGCTACCAGATTTTTCTAATATTTTGCCTCTGTTAACAACCCAAAAGCAAAAACATCTTTTTCATTTGAAAGCTGCTAAAGAATTAAG agatgaagtgaccaagaAAGCATTACCTCGACTCACATACTCTACAGATGTTTTAAAGAAAGCCACTTGTTTAAAAATCGcttgtaaaagtaaaaacacTCTA aATTTGGGTCTCACTACGCCTAGCACTAAGTTAAAAAGATTAAGTCATTCCTCAGTAGTAACTCTTTCACAAAGTCCCATTGCTGTTTTTTTACAAGACTCTATAGCTGTTACTCAtaaaaaag ACTCTGCAATATCTGCAAATGAACATCTCCAACCATTGCAGTTTCTCAATCTGCctacagtttgtgtgaaaag CTCTAACAAGGGATCAAAAGTACCAATCAATGAAAGCTTGCAAaaagtcaacaaaaaaatatcaatgcCCTTGACGCTGTCCAAACATGAGAAGACCATACCAATGATAACTGACCACACAAAG ATTGACTACAAAAAGACCCTCCCTGTTAAGAAAACGCTTGATGTTTCAAAACATGCCATTGATGATTCTCATATTGATGAG GTTGTTCAGTCAGTTCTAAATACTACAACTAGttcagtggacagtttgggttTTGCTTCAGAAATAG ggaATTTTTCACCTTTCAGTCTAGTTCCCTTGGATGTTCTTGATAGCCAAAGTTCAAGTTTGACACTAGCTTGCCAAACTATTCTGAATGCAGCAGGAAATCATGAAGAAGATTTATATTTGACTAGACAGTTCTCAGGCTTACCTCCTAATCATGTCCAAGATGTGAGTCATGAAAGACTTGAAGGGGAGGTGACTCATTCACCGGAAAGTCAGGATATTAACAACTTATCATTACAAAGATTTCAGAATGATTTAGAATCACAAaccaaaataaattttcatcAAACTTTTTTAGAGTCTTCCCTTGCATCAACATTAGCTAGAGACGAAGAAAGATCAGAACATTCCTCACTAATAAACCACAGTAGATTAGAGCAATCAAATCTTCAGACAAGTGCTAATGAATCTTTGTCATTGCTTCATTTCTCTGACCATCATGGGAACTCAGATTTTCATGGTGACATTCATTTAGACAAATCCTATAATAGCTTCTTAGATGCTATTCCTCAAGACTTTTCTGATGACTTAGTGTCACCTGGTAGATTTCAAGAGTCTGACCACTTGTTGCTGTCACCTACTTTTGAGGAGAAAAAAATACTCAGTGAAACAGAGGAGCATGTGATAAGTGGCCCAGAAAGATCTACTGCTGTACAAACTATTCAAGACAAATTATCAGCATTAAGACAGAAAGCCTCAGACATTCTTGATATATCGCTAGATAGTTCTGATGATGACTTATGA
- the LOC106079515 gene encoding uncharacterized protein LOC106079515 isoform X2, translated as MKTEVVLDNQQFPVADTPLGQSPIKLQVNFDDIKTKFTPQYKTYAAFYERLLSLQEVSKTDPYAQTRLAELINFKPLMSEYDRAVALFTVDTFVKACEAANLTYFLISGSVLGAVRHHGIIPWDDDIDIIMNSSDWHKIRNVLGNIEGFELFAPSRVQWKFFMSSLPPGNRPFKWPNIDLFFFNEDESHIWAQTWGAKSSLCSKKSDIFPLRRRKFEMFYLPVPKASKSLAEAEFGEFSSACKTANYVHKTNVAYSASSTIDLKCQQLHEVFPFVFQEKGQQGTVLEVRKLAGKPLDNFTLPDDV; from the exons ATGAAAACAGAG GTCGTTCTAGACAATCAACAATTTCCAGTAGCTGACACTCCACTTGGCCAAAGTCCAATCAAGCTTCAGGTTAACTTTGATGATATTAAAACTAAGTTCACGCCACAGTACAAGACTTATGCTGCGTTTTATGAACGCTTGTTGTCACTACAAGAAGTCTCCAAAACTGATCCTTATGCACAAACTAGGTTAGCagaattaataaactttaaaccATTGATGTCTGAATATGATAGAGCTGTTGCCTTGTTCACAGTGGATACTTTTGTCAAGGCATGTGAAGCTGCAAATCTGACTTATTTTTTAATCTCAGGTTCTGTGCTGGGTGCTGTTCGTCATCATGGCATAATTCCCTGGGATGATGATATAGACATTATTATGAATTCTTCAGACTGGCACAaaataagaaatgttttaggaaatatagaaGGTTTTGAGCTTTTTGCCCCTAGTCGAGTCCAGTGGAAATTTTTTATGAGTTCGTTGCCACCGGGCAATAGGCCATTTAAATGGCCTAATatagatctttttttctttaatgaagACGAAAGTCATATATGGGCACAAACGTGGGGTGCCAAAAGTTCACTCTGTAGCAAAAAATCGGACATCTTCCCATTGCGAAGAAGAAAATTTGAGATGTTTTATTTGCCTGTGCCAAAAGCATCAAAATCTTTAGCAGAAGCTGAATTTGGAGAGTTCAGCTCAGCTTGTAAAACAGCCAATTATGTTCATAAAACCAATGTTGCTTACTCTGCATCAAGTACAATAGATTTGAAGTGTCAACAGTTACATGAAGTGTTTCCATTTGTTTTCCAAGAGAAAGGACAACAAGGGACTGTACTGGAAGTTCGAAAATTAGCTGGTAAACCTTTAGACAATTTTACTCTTCCAGATGATGTTTAA
- the LOC106079515 gene encoding uncharacterized protein LOC106079515 isoform X1 has product MMGRRFCWRHPKFKECLMKLMKIFVLFVILVLIFVPIRNVIFQFVLPGMWLEHSTLFIIKVVLDNQQFPVADTPLGQSPIKLQVNFDDIKTKFTPQYKTYAAFYERLLSLQEVSKTDPYAQTRLAELINFKPLMSEYDRAVALFTVDTFVKACEAANLTYFLISGSVLGAVRHHGIIPWDDDIDIIMNSSDWHKIRNVLGNIEGFELFAPSRVQWKFFMSSLPPGNRPFKWPNIDLFFFNEDESHIWAQTWGAKSSLCSKKSDIFPLRRRKFEMFYLPVPKASKSLAEAEFGEFSSACKTANYVHKTNVAYSASSTIDLKCQQLHEVFPFVFQEKGQQGTVLEVRKLAGKPLDNFTLPDDV; this is encoded by the exons ATGATGGGAAGAAGATTTTGTTGGAGACATCCTAAGTTTAAAGAATGCTTGATGAAATTGATGAAAATATTTGTGCTTTTTGTCATACTTGTCCTCATATTTGTTCCCATTCGAAATGTCatctttcaatttgtcttgCCTGGCATGTGGCTGGAGCACagtactttgtttattattaag GTCGTTCTAGACAATCAACAATTTCCAGTAGCTGACACTCCACTTGGCCAAAGTCCAATCAAGCTTCAGGTTAACTTTGATGATATTAAAACTAAGTTCACGCCACAGTACAAGACTTATGCTGCGTTTTATGAACGCTTGTTGTCACTACAAGAAGTCTCCAAAACTGATCCTTATGCACAAACTAGGTTAGCagaattaataaactttaaaccATTGATGTCTGAATATGATAGAGCTGTTGCCTTGTTCACAGTGGATACTTTTGTCAAGGCATGTGAAGCTGCAAATCTGACTTATTTTTTAATCTCAGGTTCTGTGCTGGGTGCTGTTCGTCATCATGGCATAATTCCCTGGGATGATGATATAGACATTATTATGAATTCTTCAGACTGGCACAaaataagaaatgttttaggaaatatagaaGGTTTTGAGCTTTTTGCCCCTAGTCGAGTCCAGTGGAAATTTTTTATGAGTTCGTTGCCACCGGGCAATAGGCCATTTAAATGGCCTAATatagatctttttttctttaatgaagACGAAAGTCATATATGGGCACAAACGTGGGGTGCCAAAAGTTCACTCTGTAGCAAAAAATCGGACATCTTCCCATTGCGAAGAAGAAAATTTGAGATGTTTTATTTGCCTGTGCCAAAAGCATCAAAATCTTTAGCAGAAGCTGAATTTGGAGAGTTCAGCTCAGCTTGTAAAACAGCCAATTATGTTCATAAAACCAATGTTGCTTACTCTGCATCAAGTACAATAGATTTGAAGTGTCAACAGTTACATGAAGTGTTTCCATTTGTTTTCCAAGAGAAAGGACAACAAGGGACTGTACTGGAAGTTCGAAAATTAGCTGGTAAACCTTTAGACAATTTTACTCTTCCAGATGATGTTTAA